One Acanthochromis polyacanthus isolate Apoly-LR-REF ecotype Palm Island chromosome 6, KAUST_Apoly_ChrSc, whole genome shotgun sequence DNA segment encodes these proteins:
- the dedd gene encoding death effector domain-containing protein: protein MTSQQPQLPNAVIPPQLAQNSSAQHARPHIQANQLDSSQSSANAGPLEHRALAGRPGCSGVAAPSGALANRNISASSNNSSLSRRDEGFEPWPEEAVDNSHGLYSLHRMFDIVGAQLTHRDVRVLSFLFVDVIDEYERGGIRSGRDFLLALERQGRCDETNFRHVLQLLRIITRHDLLPYVTLRKRQAVCPDPVDKYLEETSVRYISPRGTVQSKDTAPHRRTGPQPVICCSPSGSHVGPARTKPAPSVTNRKRKRSHSSADCREKQTCDIRLRVRAEYCQHESALQGNVFSNKQEAVERQFERFNQANTILKSRDLGSIICDIKFSELTYLDAFWRDYINGSLLEALKGVFITDSLKQAVGHEAIKLLVNVDEEDYQAGRRKLLRNLVTNGGSPPVSNKDSIP from the exons ATGACATCACAACAACCACAGCTCCCAAATGCTGTTATTCCTCCCCAGCTTGCTCAGAACTCCTCTGCTCAGCATGCCCGACCTCACATTCAGGCTAACCAGCTGGACTCAAGTCAGAGCAGTGCAAATGCTGGGCCTCTTGAACACAGAGCTCTGGCAGGCAGACCAGGCTGCTCCGGTGTGGCAGCCCCCAGTGGGGCATTGGCCAACAGGAACATTTCTGCTTCCTCCAATAACTCTAGCTTGTCCAGAAGAGATGAGGGCTTTGAGCCATGGCCTGAGGAAGCAGTGGACAACTCCCATGGTCTATACTCACTCCACCGCATGTTTGACATAGTTGGAGCCCAGCTAACACATCGGGATGTCAGGGTACTGTCATTCCTTTTTGTTGATGTGATTGATGAGTATGAGCGTGGTGGCATCAGGAGTGGAAGAGATTTCCTGCTGGCCCTAGAGCGCCAAGGTCGCTGTGATGAGACCAACTTCCGACACGTTCTCCAGCTTCTGAGGATTATCACCCGGCATGACCTTTTGCCTTATGTCACACTCAGGAAACGGCAGGCAG TGTGCCCAGATCCTGTGGACAAGTACCTGGAGGAGACGTCAGTACGCTACATTTCACCAAGAGGAACAGTGCAGAGCAAGGACACTGCACCTCACAGAAGAACAG GTCCACAGCCAGTTATTTGTTGTTCCCCATCAGGATCACATGTTGGCCCAGCTCGAACAAAGCCAGCTCCTTCTGTAACAAACCGCAAACGGAAGAGAAGTCATTCCTCAGCggactgcagagagaagcaaacatgtg ATATTCGCCTCCGAGTTCGTGCTGAGTATTGCCAGCACGAGTCTGCACTTCAAGGAAATGTCTTCTCCAACAAGCAAGAGGCAGTGGAGCGCCAGTTTGAGCGCTTCAACCAGGCCAACACTATCCTGAAATCCAGAGATTTGGGCTCCATCATTTGTGACATCAAGTTCTCTGAGCTTACTTACTTGGATGCCTTCTGGAGAGACTACATTAATGGATCATTGCTAGAGGCCCTTAAAGGGGTCTTTATCACAGATTCCCTAAAACAGGCTGTGGGCCATGAGGCAATAAAACTCTTGGTCAATGTTGATGAGGAGGACTACCAGGCTGGTCGACGCAAACTTCTCCGTAATTTGGTCACAAATGGAGGGAGCCCACCGGTGAGCAACAAAGACTCTATACCTTAG